A single region of the Cucumis melo cultivar AY chromosome 3, USDA_Cmelo_AY_1.0, whole genome shotgun sequence genome encodes:
- the LOC103488167 gene encoding nuclear poly(A) polymerase 4 isoform X2 — MVGSDCSTGLPSVSHPATNYGVTKPISLAGPTDADIHRNIELEKFLVDSGLYESKEEAAKREEVLGRIDQIVKNWVKQLTLLRGYTEQMVEDANAVIFTFGSYRLGVHGPGSDIDTLCVGPSYVNREDFFIILHDILAEMEEVTDLQPVPDAHVPVMRFKFLGISIDLLYASISLLVVPEDLDISHGSVLYNVDEQTVRSLNGCRVADQILRLVPNVGHFRTTLRCLKFWAKRRGVYSNVTGFLGGVNWALLVAQVCQLYPNAIPSMLVSRFFRVYTQWRWPNPVMLCSIEENELGFPVWDPRRNPRDRFHLMPIITPAYPCMNSSYNVSTSTLRVMMEQFCYGNNICEEIDLSKAQWSALFEPYLFFETYKNYLQVDIIAADADDLLAWKGWVESRFRQLTLKIERDTRGMLQCHPYPIEYSDTSKPCSHCAFFMGLQRKEGLRGQGGQQFDIRGTVDEFRQEINMYAFWKPGMDIYVSHVRRKQLPTFVFPDGHKRAKPSRHEGQQADTVCADMLQDQSGITEKGKKRKSDHEEEEKEKKQAFISQPAEQSPMPEFIGGEPDGKLPSSKFANADCHLEAWSSFEQPDSRTDTNGNGTDISTLTKETGSTGDEVGLLAKEMGGSSLRKGVPDLYKASEEALHIRTNGENVEGLAPSMNGSAQTVAIRTLLDWTKDVVRIDSKSGNTFGEMTGGESTQVDFQPNCNTHNLSCKGNDSRTDPDLALDNGSVVTGRVSQNGQSKVLEAIF, encoded by the exons ATGGTGGGTTCTGACTGTTCAACTGGGTTACCCTCGGTGTCACATCCGGCGACGAATTATGGTGTTACGAAACCGATTTCTCTTGCTGGGCCAACGGATGCTGATATTCACCGCAATATCGAACTGGAGAAG TTCTTGGTTGACTCGGGGCTTTACGAAAGTAAAGAAGAAGCTGCTAAAAGAGAAGAAGTTCTGGGCCGCATTGACCAG ATTGTTAAAAATTGGGTCAAGCAATTAACCCTCCTAAGAGGGTACACAGAGCAGATGGTGGAGGATGCAAATGCTGTAATTTTTACTTTTGGGTCTTACCGTCTTGGG GTACATGGACCAGGAAGTGACATAGACACTTTGTGTGTTGGACCATCGTACGTGAATAGAGAA GACTTCTTCATCATCTTGCATGATATATTGGCTGAAATGGAAGAGGTTACCGATCTTCAACCAGTTCCTGATGCTCATGTTCCAGTAATGAGATTCAAATTTCTGGGAATATCAATTGATCTTCTGTATGCGAGTATTTCCCTACTGGTTGTCCCGGAA GACCTGGACATCTCTCATGGATCTGTGTTGTATAATGTTGATGAACAAACTGTTCGAAGCCTTAATGGATGCAGAGTTGCAGATCAAATTCTAAGACTTGTTCCAAACGTTGGG CATTTCCGCACGACACTTAGATGCTTGAAGTTTTGGGCCAAAAGACGTGGTGTATATTCAAAT GTCACTGGGTTCCTTGGAGGTGTAAATTGGGCACTTTTGGTTGCTCAGGTATGCCAGCTTTACCCCAACGCAATTCCAAGCATGCTAGTTTCTCGTTTCTTCAGAGTGTACACCCAGTGGCGTTGGCCAAATCCTGTAATGCTATGTTCAATAGAAGAGAATGAACTTGGATTTCCTGTTTGGGATCCTCGTAGAAATCCTCGTGATCGATTTCATCTTATGCCAATAATAACTCCAGCTTACCCTTGCATGAACTCTAGCTATAATGTCTCAACTAGTACTCTTCGTGTTATGATGGAACAATTCTGCTATGGTAATAACATCTGTGAG GAGATTGACTTGAGCAAAGCCCAGTGGAGTGCTTTGTTTGAGCCATATTTATTTTTCGAGACATACAAAAACTATCTACAGGTGGATATAATTGCAGCAGATGCCGACGATTTGCTAGCTTGGAAGGGATGGGTAGAATCTCGCTTTAGACAGCTTACCTTAAAG ATAGAGAGGGACACCAGGGGGATGCTGCAGTGCCATCCCTATCCTATTGAGTATTCTGACACGTCCAAGCCATGTTCTCACTGTGCTTTTTTCATGGGCTTGCAGAGAAAAGAGGGACTAAGAGGCCAAGGAGGCCAGCAGTTTGACATACGGGGAACAGTTGATGAGTTCAGGCAAGAGATAAACATGTATGCCTTTTGGAAGCCAGGGATGGACATCTATGTTTCTCATGTACGGAGGAAGCAACTGCCCACCTTTGTTTTTCCTGACGGACACAAGCGAGCAAAGCCATCCAGGCATGAAGGACAACAAGCTGACACAGTTTGTGCTGATATGCTTCAAGATCAATCCGGGATCACtgaaaaggggaaaaaaaggaaaagtgatcatgaagaagaagagaaggaaaagaaacaaGCCTTTATCAGTCAACCAGCAGAACAATCCCCCATGCCTGAATTTATTGGTGGTGAACCTGATGGAAAATTGCCAAGTTCGAAATTTGCTAATGCAGATTGTCATTTGGAGGCTTGGTCATCTTTTGAACAGCCTGACAGCAGAACTGATACCAATGGAAATGGCACAGATATTTCAACTTTGACGAAGGAGACTGGTTCTACAGGGGATGAGGTAGGGCTACTAGCTAAAGAAATGGGAGGATCTTCCTTGAGGAAGGGGGTGCCCGATCTATATAAAGCATCCGAGGAAGCTTTACATATTCGAACGAATGGGGAAAATGTCGAGGGGTTAGCACCAAGTATGAATGGAAGTGCGCAGACAGTAGCTATCAGGACTCTTCTCGATTGGACAAAGGATGTCGTGAGGATTGACTCCAAATCAGGAAATACATTTGGTGAAATGACAGGGGGTGAGAGTACCCAAGTTGACTTTCAACCAAATTGCAATACACATAACCTTAGTTGCAAG GGCAATGATAGCAGGACAGATCCAGATTTGGCGTTGGATAATGGTTCTGTTGTGACTGGAAGAGTGTCTCAAAATGGTCAATCTAAAGTGTTGGAG GCAATCTTCTGA
- the LOC103488165 gene encoding protein OXIDATIVE STRESS 3-like produces MESRKLTVDADFATSVLCDDWNRKEEKSIISHFQFTVAYSEGSTSSIGSISSSSICDDDGLSSFSSSSSSSSSSSLSSTSSLLSQSELREQQVPIKKGLSKFYEGKSRTFSSLSDVKSIEDLAKRETDHRKKDTRISPKATISKKHGRSYFATLVSKTDTLS; encoded by the exons ATGGAGTCTAGGAAGTTGACAGTTGATGCTGATTTTGCTACAAGTGTTTTATGTGATGATTGGAATAGAAAGGAAGAAAAGTCCATTATTTCTCATTTCCAATTTACCGTAGCATATTCAGAAGGTTCAACCAGTTCTATTGGTTCAATATCGTCATCGAGCATTTGTGACGACGATGGATTATcgtcattttcttcttcttcctcttcttcttcttcttcgtctttgTCCTCGACTTCATCTTTGTTATCCCAAAGTGAACTTCGTGAGCAACAAGTTCCTATCAA AAAAGGGTTGTCAAAATTTTATGAAGGGAAATCGCGAACCTTTTCATCTTTATCAGATGTGAAATCCATAGAAGACTTAGCAAAGAGAGAAACTGATCACAGAAAGAAAGACACTCGAATTAGTCCTAAGGCTACTATTTCAAAGAAGCATGGAAGGAGCTATTTTGCAACCTTGGTGTCTAAGACAGACACTTTGAGTTGA
- the LOC103488167 gene encoding nuclear poly(A) polymerase 4 isoform X1, whose translation MVGSDCSTGLPSVSHPATNYGVTKPISLAGPTDADIHRNIELEKFLVDSGLYESKEEAAKREEVLGRIDQIVKNWVKQLTLLRGYTEQMVEDANAVIFTFGSYRLGVHGPGSDIDTLCVGPSYVNREDFFIILHDILAEMEEVTDLQPVPDAHVPVMRFKFLGISIDLLYASISLLVVPEDLDISHGSVLYNVDEQTVRSLNGCRVADQILRLVPNVGHFRTTLRCLKFWAKRRGVYSNVTGFLGGVNWALLVAQVCQLYPNAIPSMLVSRFFRVYTQWRWPNPVMLCSIEENELGFPVWDPRRNPRDRFHLMPIITPAYPCMNSSYNVSTSTLRVMMEQFCYGNNICEEIDLSKAQWSALFEPYLFFETYKNYLQVDIIAADADDLLAWKGWVESRFRQLTLKIERDTRGMLQCHPYPIEYSDTSKPCSHCAFFMGLQRKEGLRGQGGQQFDIRGTVDEFRQEINMYAFWKPGMDIYVSHVRRKQLPTFVFPDGHKRAKPSRHEGQQADTVCADMLQDQSGITEKGKKRKSDHEEEEKEKKQAFISQPAEQSPMPEFIGGEPDGKLPSSKFANADCHLEAWSSFEQPDSRTDTNGNGTDISTLTKETGSTGDEVGLLAKEMGGSSLRKGVPDLYKASEEALHIRTNGENVEGLAPSMNGSAQTVAIRTLLDWTKDVVRIDSKSGNTFGEMTGGESTQVDFQPNCNTHNLSCKGNDSRTDPDLALDNGSVVTGRVSQNGQSKVLEPKISNQAVTEWS comes from the exons ATGGTGGGTTCTGACTGTTCAACTGGGTTACCCTCGGTGTCACATCCGGCGACGAATTATGGTGTTACGAAACCGATTTCTCTTGCTGGGCCAACGGATGCTGATATTCACCGCAATATCGAACTGGAGAAG TTCTTGGTTGACTCGGGGCTTTACGAAAGTAAAGAAGAAGCTGCTAAAAGAGAAGAAGTTCTGGGCCGCATTGACCAG ATTGTTAAAAATTGGGTCAAGCAATTAACCCTCCTAAGAGGGTACACAGAGCAGATGGTGGAGGATGCAAATGCTGTAATTTTTACTTTTGGGTCTTACCGTCTTGGG GTACATGGACCAGGAAGTGACATAGACACTTTGTGTGTTGGACCATCGTACGTGAATAGAGAA GACTTCTTCATCATCTTGCATGATATATTGGCTGAAATGGAAGAGGTTACCGATCTTCAACCAGTTCCTGATGCTCATGTTCCAGTAATGAGATTCAAATTTCTGGGAATATCAATTGATCTTCTGTATGCGAGTATTTCCCTACTGGTTGTCCCGGAA GACCTGGACATCTCTCATGGATCTGTGTTGTATAATGTTGATGAACAAACTGTTCGAAGCCTTAATGGATGCAGAGTTGCAGATCAAATTCTAAGACTTGTTCCAAACGTTGGG CATTTCCGCACGACACTTAGATGCTTGAAGTTTTGGGCCAAAAGACGTGGTGTATATTCAAAT GTCACTGGGTTCCTTGGAGGTGTAAATTGGGCACTTTTGGTTGCTCAGGTATGCCAGCTTTACCCCAACGCAATTCCAAGCATGCTAGTTTCTCGTTTCTTCAGAGTGTACACCCAGTGGCGTTGGCCAAATCCTGTAATGCTATGTTCAATAGAAGAGAATGAACTTGGATTTCCTGTTTGGGATCCTCGTAGAAATCCTCGTGATCGATTTCATCTTATGCCAATAATAACTCCAGCTTACCCTTGCATGAACTCTAGCTATAATGTCTCAACTAGTACTCTTCGTGTTATGATGGAACAATTCTGCTATGGTAATAACATCTGTGAG GAGATTGACTTGAGCAAAGCCCAGTGGAGTGCTTTGTTTGAGCCATATTTATTTTTCGAGACATACAAAAACTATCTACAGGTGGATATAATTGCAGCAGATGCCGACGATTTGCTAGCTTGGAAGGGATGGGTAGAATCTCGCTTTAGACAGCTTACCTTAAAG ATAGAGAGGGACACCAGGGGGATGCTGCAGTGCCATCCCTATCCTATTGAGTATTCTGACACGTCCAAGCCATGTTCTCACTGTGCTTTTTTCATGGGCTTGCAGAGAAAAGAGGGACTAAGAGGCCAAGGAGGCCAGCAGTTTGACATACGGGGAACAGTTGATGAGTTCAGGCAAGAGATAAACATGTATGCCTTTTGGAAGCCAGGGATGGACATCTATGTTTCTCATGTACGGAGGAAGCAACTGCCCACCTTTGTTTTTCCTGACGGACACAAGCGAGCAAAGCCATCCAGGCATGAAGGACAACAAGCTGACACAGTTTGTGCTGATATGCTTCAAGATCAATCCGGGATCACtgaaaaggggaaaaaaaggaaaagtgatcatgaagaagaagagaaggaaaagaaacaaGCCTTTATCAGTCAACCAGCAGAACAATCCCCCATGCCTGAATTTATTGGTGGTGAACCTGATGGAAAATTGCCAAGTTCGAAATTTGCTAATGCAGATTGTCATTTGGAGGCTTGGTCATCTTTTGAACAGCCTGACAGCAGAACTGATACCAATGGAAATGGCACAGATATTTCAACTTTGACGAAGGAGACTGGTTCTACAGGGGATGAGGTAGGGCTACTAGCTAAAGAAATGGGAGGATCTTCCTTGAGGAAGGGGGTGCCCGATCTATATAAAGCATCCGAGGAAGCTTTACATATTCGAACGAATGGGGAAAATGTCGAGGGGTTAGCACCAAGTATGAATGGAAGTGCGCAGACAGTAGCTATCAGGACTCTTCTCGATTGGACAAAGGATGTCGTGAGGATTGACTCCAAATCAGGAAATACATTTGGTGAAATGACAGGGGGTGAGAGTACCCAAGTTGACTTTCAACCAAATTGCAATACACATAACCTTAGTTGCAAG GGCAATGATAGCAGGACAGATCCAGATTTGGCGTTGGATAATGGTTCTGTTGTGACTGGAAGAGTGTCTCAAAATGGTCAATCTAAAGTGTTGGAG CCGAAGATCAGCAATCAGGCAGTCACCGAATGGAGTTAA
- the LOC103488164 gene encoding early nodulin-93-like, producing the protein MGIPSELRDLWVHRRDSFVIPSPAEERKIANAKRCTQEGVRAGFKNASIACVASAVPTLVAVRVVPWAKANLNYTAQALIISAASIAAYFITADKTILECARRNSQLENALRHQGS; encoded by the exons ATGGGCATCCCATCGGAATTGAGGGATTTGTGGGTGCACAGAAGGGATTCTTTTGTAATTCCCTCGCCGGCTGAAGAGCGGAAAATCGCGAACGCCAAGCGATGTACTCAAG AAGGTGTTCGTGCTGGTTTCAAGAACGCTTCTATTGCATGTGTTGCCAGTGCAGTACCTACG TTGGTTGCTGTTCGAGTAGTTCCTTGGGCTAAAGCAAACCTTAATTATACTGCTCAGGCACTCATCATTTCTGCAG CATCAATAGCTGCCTACTTCATCACTGCTGATAAAACCATCTTAGAATGTGCAAGAAGAAACTCTCAATTAGAGAATGCCTTGAGACACCAAGGATCATAA
- the LOC103488167 gene encoding nuclear poly(A) polymerase 4 isoform X3 produces MVGSDCSTGLPSVSHPATNYGVTKPISLAGPTDADIHRNIELEKFLVDSGLYESKEEAAKREEVLGRIDQVHGPGSDIDTLCVGPSYVNREDFFIILHDILAEMEEVTDLQPVPDAHVPVMRFKFLGISIDLLYASISLLVVPEDLDISHGSVLYNVDEQTVRSLNGCRVADQILRLVPNVGHFRTTLRCLKFWAKRRGVYSNVTGFLGGVNWALLVAQVCQLYPNAIPSMLVSRFFRVYTQWRWPNPVMLCSIEENELGFPVWDPRRNPRDRFHLMPIITPAYPCMNSSYNVSTSTLRVMMEQFCYGNNICEEIDLSKAQWSALFEPYLFFETYKNYLQVDIIAADADDLLAWKGWVESRFRQLTLKIERDTRGMLQCHPYPIEYSDTSKPCSHCAFFMGLQRKEGLRGQGGQQFDIRGTVDEFRQEINMYAFWKPGMDIYVSHVRRKQLPTFVFPDGHKRAKPSRHEGQQADTVCADMLQDQSGITEKGKKRKSDHEEEEKEKKQAFISQPAEQSPMPEFIGGEPDGKLPSSKFANADCHLEAWSSFEQPDSRTDTNGNGTDISTLTKETGSTGDEVGLLAKEMGGSSLRKGVPDLYKASEEALHIRTNGENVEGLAPSMNGSAQTVAIRTLLDWTKDVVRIDSKSGNTFGEMTGGESTQVDFQPNCNTHNLSCKGNDSRTDPDLALDNGSVVTGRVSQNGQSKVLEPKISNQAVTEWS; encoded by the exons ATGGTGGGTTCTGACTGTTCAACTGGGTTACCCTCGGTGTCACATCCGGCGACGAATTATGGTGTTACGAAACCGATTTCTCTTGCTGGGCCAACGGATGCTGATATTCACCGCAATATCGAACTGGAGAAG TTCTTGGTTGACTCGGGGCTTTACGAAAGTAAAGAAGAAGCTGCTAAAAGAGAAGAAGTTCTGGGCCGCATTGACCAG GTACATGGACCAGGAAGTGACATAGACACTTTGTGTGTTGGACCATCGTACGTGAATAGAGAA GACTTCTTCATCATCTTGCATGATATATTGGCTGAAATGGAAGAGGTTACCGATCTTCAACCAGTTCCTGATGCTCATGTTCCAGTAATGAGATTCAAATTTCTGGGAATATCAATTGATCTTCTGTATGCGAGTATTTCCCTACTGGTTGTCCCGGAA GACCTGGACATCTCTCATGGATCTGTGTTGTATAATGTTGATGAACAAACTGTTCGAAGCCTTAATGGATGCAGAGTTGCAGATCAAATTCTAAGACTTGTTCCAAACGTTGGG CATTTCCGCACGACACTTAGATGCTTGAAGTTTTGGGCCAAAAGACGTGGTGTATATTCAAAT GTCACTGGGTTCCTTGGAGGTGTAAATTGGGCACTTTTGGTTGCTCAGGTATGCCAGCTTTACCCCAACGCAATTCCAAGCATGCTAGTTTCTCGTTTCTTCAGAGTGTACACCCAGTGGCGTTGGCCAAATCCTGTAATGCTATGTTCAATAGAAGAGAATGAACTTGGATTTCCTGTTTGGGATCCTCGTAGAAATCCTCGTGATCGATTTCATCTTATGCCAATAATAACTCCAGCTTACCCTTGCATGAACTCTAGCTATAATGTCTCAACTAGTACTCTTCGTGTTATGATGGAACAATTCTGCTATGGTAATAACATCTGTGAG GAGATTGACTTGAGCAAAGCCCAGTGGAGTGCTTTGTTTGAGCCATATTTATTTTTCGAGACATACAAAAACTATCTACAGGTGGATATAATTGCAGCAGATGCCGACGATTTGCTAGCTTGGAAGGGATGGGTAGAATCTCGCTTTAGACAGCTTACCTTAAAG ATAGAGAGGGACACCAGGGGGATGCTGCAGTGCCATCCCTATCCTATTGAGTATTCTGACACGTCCAAGCCATGTTCTCACTGTGCTTTTTTCATGGGCTTGCAGAGAAAAGAGGGACTAAGAGGCCAAGGAGGCCAGCAGTTTGACATACGGGGAACAGTTGATGAGTTCAGGCAAGAGATAAACATGTATGCCTTTTGGAAGCCAGGGATGGACATCTATGTTTCTCATGTACGGAGGAAGCAACTGCCCACCTTTGTTTTTCCTGACGGACACAAGCGAGCAAAGCCATCCAGGCATGAAGGACAACAAGCTGACACAGTTTGTGCTGATATGCTTCAAGATCAATCCGGGATCACtgaaaaggggaaaaaaaggaaaagtgatcatgaagaagaagagaaggaaaagaaacaaGCCTTTATCAGTCAACCAGCAGAACAATCCCCCATGCCTGAATTTATTGGTGGTGAACCTGATGGAAAATTGCCAAGTTCGAAATTTGCTAATGCAGATTGTCATTTGGAGGCTTGGTCATCTTTTGAACAGCCTGACAGCAGAACTGATACCAATGGAAATGGCACAGATATTTCAACTTTGACGAAGGAGACTGGTTCTACAGGGGATGAGGTAGGGCTACTAGCTAAAGAAATGGGAGGATCTTCCTTGAGGAAGGGGGTGCCCGATCTATATAAAGCATCCGAGGAAGCTTTACATATTCGAACGAATGGGGAAAATGTCGAGGGGTTAGCACCAAGTATGAATGGAAGTGCGCAGACAGTAGCTATCAGGACTCTTCTCGATTGGACAAAGGATGTCGTGAGGATTGACTCCAAATCAGGAAATACATTTGGTGAAATGACAGGGGGTGAGAGTACCCAAGTTGACTTTCAACCAAATTGCAATACACATAACCTTAGTTGCAAG GGCAATGATAGCAGGACAGATCCAGATTTGGCGTTGGATAATGGTTCTGTTGTGACTGGAAGAGTGTCTCAAAATGGTCAATCTAAAGTGTTGGAG CCGAAGATCAGCAATCAGGCAGTCACCGAATGGAGTTAA
- the LOC103488162 gene encoding oleosin Ara h 15.0101-like, whose protein sequence is MSDRSKPLSTHALYNSTPSSRQTVKFLTAATIGAFFLVSSGFTITGTVLLLILSTPILVLFSPVLVPAVTVLVLAAAGLFFSATCVVGAVAALSWLYRYMTGNQPAGAEQLDFAKDKIVEMAKEMKEKATQELY, encoded by the coding sequence ATGTCCGATCGATCAAAGCCCTTATCCACCCATGCACTCTACAATTCCACTCCTTCCTCTCGCCAAACCGTCAAGTTCTTGACGGCGGCCACAATCGGCGCCTTCTTCCTCGTCTCTTCTGGCTTCACCATAACCGGAACAGTTCTACTTCTCATACTCTCCACTCCAATTCTCGTTCTCTTTAGTCCCGTTTTGGTGCCCGCGGTAACTGTTTTAGTCTTGGCAGCCGCCGGTTTGTTCTTCTCAGCAACTTGTGTGGTGGGAGCCGTAGCGGCGTTATCGTGGTTATACAGATATATGACGGGGAATCAGCCGGCGGGAGCAGAGCAGCTGGATTTTGCAAAGGATAAAATTGTAGAGATGGCGAAGGAGATGAAGGAGAAGGCTACACAAGAACTATATTAA